The Algoriphagus sanaruensis genome window below encodes:
- a CDS encoding N-acetylmuramoyl-L-alanine amidase-like domain-containing protein has protein sequence MKKIYLLILVLLPFFTQAQSVCTPESRAKLESFLTQLPALDKNHTPNQLAVEIGQWFLNTDYVEKTLEIPGPEQLVINLQGVDCTTFLESVVALARLAKSGKNTMGSFEHELENIRYRYGKNEGYPSRLHYFSEWISRNEEKGILTDVTKEIGGIDYPNAPTFMTENPQFYPQLSDPENLDELKKAEVELSKKTFHFIPKDKIQSLESKIQSGDLIAITTSIKNLDMVHVGFAFEKNGRIHLMHASSINKKVEISDLPLSDYLAGNKSQSGIMVGRLK, from the coding sequence ATGAAAAAAATCTACTTATTGATCCTTGTCCTCCTCCCATTTTTCACCCAAGCGCAATCCGTTTGCACTCCAGAAAGTCGAGCCAAACTGGAATCTTTTTTAACCCAACTTCCAGCTTTGGATAAAAATCACACTCCCAATCAACTAGCAGTTGAAATTGGGCAATGGTTTTTAAATACGGACTATGTAGAAAAAACTCTTGAGATACCGGGACCAGAACAATTGGTTATCAACTTACAAGGTGTCGATTGTACGACCTTTTTAGAGTCGGTCGTGGCCTTAGCTAGGTTGGCCAAAAGTGGTAAAAATACCATGGGATCCTTCGAACATGAATTGGAAAATATCCGATATCGCTATGGAAAAAACGAAGGCTATCCGAGCAGGCTTCATTATTTCTCAGAATGGATCTCACGAAATGAAGAAAAAGGAATTCTCACCGACGTTACAAAGGAAATCGGTGGCATAGATTACCCAAATGCGCCGACATTTATGACTGAAAACCCTCAGTTTTATCCTCAACTGAGTGATCCTGAAAATCTGGATGAGTTGAAAAAAGCAGAAGTAGAACTTTCCAAAAAGACCTTCCACTTTATCCCAAAAGATAAAATACAATCCCTTGAATCGAAGATTCAATCCGGTGACTTGATCGCAATTACTACTTCAATCAAAAACCTAGACATGGTGCATGTGGGATTTGCTTTTGAGAAAAATGGACGAATCCATTTAATGCATGCTAGCTCAATAAATAAAAAAGTTGAGATTTCAGATTTACCTC
- the ccsA gene encoding cytochrome c biogenesis protein: MSRLKSTLHRIDQVLFGTRAAGLYLLLFAAAIGVATFIENDFGTSAAQKFIYRATWFELLLVLFSGTLISNVIRYRMVAQKKWAQLIFHLSMILILIGAGLTRYLGYEGVMHIREGAASNFIYSNEPYLNFEASLAGQTFKFEEPILVSSLGKNDFEQEFLLGNKPVKVKLLSMIPNPKQEVEVVDDGVPVLNVVFGSSSGRMEYYLEFGSKQTINGVNFNFSDELIPGAFNLFFQENTLYWSADQAVSERVMATQAFSNFEANTQNPLQFRALYNTGSGQFVFGGLIEKGRLTVISEKQKIDRSSLLGLELEVTLGNETKNQTIYGSPGQPGRPAYFQSDDLVLAISYGAKEVNLPFSLFLRDFEMERYPGTNSPASYASEVTLVDNRNGTNQEYRIFMNNILDYDGYRFFQSSYDGDELGTYLSVNHDFWGTNVTYLGYALLTIGMVMVFFFGNTRFKNLSEKLRQLKGASILVLAFSLSTSSYGQVELMPQVPQIDAGHAQVFSGVIVQDFRGRMKPLNTLSKEMLRKVSGSETWNGMNSDQVLLSMYIQSREWYSVPLVKLGKHERLNLLLGVAEGQKAAYRDFFEKDGTYKLKDLILQVNNQNPADRGVFEKEIIKVDERVNIMNLIFSGRFLRIFPVANDPNNSWLAPNSVNQNQPEASRFFNAYNQALEEGIQSGNYTQASGLLEGLKLVQRQVSEDLIPSEGQVSAELLLNDLQIFRFLALANTLLGLSFLAILFLSVFQPNWKLDKVLWFLFGVTFLSFLYHTLGLGLRWYVSERAPWSNGYESMIYIAWTSTLAGLLFSRKSPGGMAATMILSGTVLLIAWLSYLDPEITPLVPVLKSYWLTIHVSLEAGSYGFLMLGAIMGLINLLLMLFSTPSSLTKSKRIINELSLLSEMTLTGGLVMLSVGTYLGGVWANESWGRYWGWDAKETWALVSILVYAFILHMRLIPGLRGVYAYNVATLFGLSSVVMTYFGVNYYLSGLHSYAAGDPVPIPNWVYYSVISLILISLGAFVKYKKYFQKKSDAKPI, encoded by the coding sequence ATGAGCCGACTAAAATCCACTCTTCATCGGATTGACCAAGTATTGTTCGGAACTCGGGCTGCCGGGCTCTATTTACTTTTATTTGCTGCAGCTATTGGAGTTGCCACATTCATCGAAAATGATTTTGGGACCTCCGCTGCTCAAAAATTCATCTATCGGGCCACATGGTTTGAGCTACTCCTAGTTCTATTCTCAGGAACCCTTATTTCGAATGTAATTCGCTACCGAATGGTGGCACAGAAAAAGTGGGCGCAATTGATTTTTCACCTTTCCATGATTTTGATTCTTATTGGAGCAGGTCTCACGCGCTATTTGGGTTACGAGGGAGTAATGCATATCCGGGAAGGAGCCGCCTCCAATTTTATTTATTCCAATGAGCCTTACCTCAATTTTGAAGCGAGTCTGGCAGGACAGACATTCAAATTCGAAGAACCCATTTTGGTGTCCTCTTTAGGTAAAAATGACTTTGAACAAGAATTTCTCTTGGGGAACAAACCTGTAAAAGTCAAACTCCTTTCCATGATTCCTAATCCAAAACAGGAAGTGGAAGTGGTAGATGATGGTGTTCCCGTCTTAAATGTGGTTTTTGGTAGTAGCTCCGGGCGAATGGAGTATTACCTCGAATTTGGTTCAAAACAAACCATCAACGGGGTTAACTTCAACTTTTCGGACGAGTTGATTCCCGGCGCGTTCAATCTTTTTTTCCAGGAAAACACGCTCTATTGGTCTGCTGATCAAGCAGTCAGTGAACGAGTAATGGCTACTCAAGCCTTTTCAAATTTTGAGGCTAATACGCAAAATCCGCTTCAGTTTAGAGCACTTTACAATACAGGCTCTGGCCAATTTGTATTTGGAGGGCTGATTGAAAAAGGGAGGCTAACCGTGATTTCTGAGAAGCAAAAGATTGACCGTAGCAGCTTGCTTGGTCTTGAACTGGAAGTGACCCTTGGCAATGAAACAAAAAACCAAACCATTTACGGTTCTCCCGGGCAACCAGGAAGACCCGCCTATTTCCAGTCAGATGACTTGGTTTTGGCGATTTCCTATGGAGCCAAAGAGGTAAACTTGCCATTTAGCTTGTTCCTAAGGGATTTTGAAATGGAGCGCTATCCCGGCACAAACAGCCCTGCCTCCTATGCCAGTGAAGTTACCCTTGTCGACAACCGAAACGGCACCAACCAAGAATACCGAATATTCATGAATAACATTCTGGATTACGATGGCTACCGGTTTTTCCAGTCTTCTTACGATGGAGACGAGTTGGGTACTTACTTGAGTGTAAACCATGATTTCTGGGGCACTAATGTGACTTATTTGGGCTACGCCTTGTTGACGATAGGCATGGTGATGGTCTTCTTTTTTGGAAATACCCGTTTCAAAAATTTATCTGAAAAACTTCGCCAGCTTAAAGGAGCCTCTATTTTGGTTTTGGCATTTTCCCTTTCCACCTCTTCTTATGGACAAGTGGAGCTCATGCCCCAAGTGCCACAAATTGATGCAGGTCATGCGCAAGTTTTTTCAGGAGTCATTGTTCAGGATTTCCGTGGACGAATGAAGCCCCTGAATACCCTAAGTAAGGAAATGCTTCGAAAAGTGAGTGGATCAGAGACTTGGAATGGAATGAATTCTGACCAAGTTCTGCTTTCGATGTATATCCAAAGTCGGGAATGGTACAGCGTTCCTTTGGTGAAATTAGGAAAGCATGAGCGACTCAACTTATTGCTCGGCGTTGCTGAAGGTCAAAAGGCTGCCTACCGAGACTTCTTTGAAAAAGACGGGACCTACAAACTCAAAGACCTGATCCTTCAAGTAAACAATCAGAATCCTGCAGACCGCGGAGTATTTGAAAAGGAAATCATTAAAGTCGATGAACGGGTCAATATCATGAATCTGATCTTTTCAGGCCGTTTTTTACGAATTTTTCCAGTTGCTAATGACCCAAACAATTCATGGCTGGCACCAAATAGTGTAAATCAAAATCAACCTGAAGCCTCCCGCTTTTTCAATGCCTATAACCAGGCGCTGGAAGAAGGAATTCAGTCAGGAAATTACACTCAGGCCAGTGGATTATTGGAAGGGCTCAAGCTCGTTCAGCGGCAAGTAAGTGAAGATTTAATCCCAAGCGAAGGCCAAGTTTCAGCCGAGCTCCTGCTGAATGACCTACAAATTTTCAGATTTCTGGCCTTGGCAAATACCTTATTGGGATTATCCTTTTTGGCAATTCTTTTTCTATCTGTTTTCCAACCTAACTGGAAATTGGATAAGGTTCTTTGGTTTCTATTTGGCGTCACCTTCTTATCATTTCTTTACCATACCCTAGGATTAGGTCTTCGTTGGTATGTATCGGAAAGAGCTCCTTGGTCCAATGGCTATGAATCCATGATTTACATTGCTTGGACATCTACTTTGGCGGGCTTACTCTTTTCTCGAAAATCACCCGGGGGAATGGCCGCAACCATGATCCTTTCCGGAACCGTGCTGCTAATCGCATGGCTGAGTTACTTAGATCCGGAAATCACTCCTTTAGTGCCTGTTTTAAAATCGTATTGGTTGACCATTCACGTCAGTCTTGAGGCTGGAAGCTATGGATTCTTGATGCTTGGAGCGATTATGGGATTGATCAACCTCTTGTTGATGCTCTTTAGTACGCCTTCCAGTTTGACCAAATCCAAACGAATCATCAATGAACTTTCTCTTTTAAGCGAAATGACACTCACTGGAGGTTTGGTGATGCTTTCTGTTGGAACTTATTTGGGAGGAGTTTGGGCCAATGAATCTTGGGGAAGGTATTGGGGCTGGGATGCAAAAGAAACTTGGGCGCTGGTTTCTATTTTGGTTTATGCCTTCATCCTCCACATGCGACTTATTCCTGGATTACGAGGGGTTTATGCCTACAATGTTGCTACCTTGTTTGGGCTTTCGTCCGTGGTGATGACTTATTTTGGGGTGAACTACTATTTATCCGGTCTTCATTCCTATGCCGCTGGTGATCCAGTTCCGATTCCAAACTGGGTGTATTACTCCGTCATTTCCCTGATTTTAATCAGCTTAGGAGCTTTTGTGAAATATAAAAAGTACTTTCAAAAGAAGTCCGATGCCAAACCTATCTAA